In one window of Deltaproteobacteria bacterium DNA:
- a CDS encoding enoyl-CoA hydratase/isomerase family protein, giving the protein MSDAHFIMEEQGRVMVIRLDRPEKKNALSFSMMEDLTRAALDLARRSDIFAVVVTGSASFFTAGMDLKDPAAKGLSGASLAEKRAVMAIPPKLCQALEDLPQITFAAIEGFCIGGGVSLTSACDFRVMAESSYIRAPEIDWGMNMSWATLPRLLHLMGPARTKELILFGEALPAPKALDRGFAQWVCEDGKALETAVRLAEKVAEKPFAPASMTKATVNALSTALDRLASHMDIDQFMISVSDSEK; this is encoded by the coding sequence ATGTCCGATGCTCATTTTATCATGGAGGAGCAAGGCCGGGTGATGGTCATACGGCTCGACCGGCCCGAAAAAAAGAACGCGCTGTCGTTTTCCATGATGGAGGATTTGACCCGTGCGGCCCTTGACCTGGCCCGTCGGTCGGACATCTTCGCGGTTGTCGTTACTGGATCGGCCTCCTTTTTCACCGCCGGGATGGACCTTAAAGACCCGGCTGCAAAAGGTCTTTCCGGAGCGAGCCTTGCGGAAAAACGCGCGGTAATGGCCATACCGCCCAAGCTCTGCCAGGCCCTGGAGGACCTGCCCCAGATCACCTTCGCGGCTATAGAGGGCTTCTGTATAGGAGGCGGGGTGTCTTTAACCAGCGCCTGCGATTTTCGGGTGATGGCGGAGTCGTCCTACATACGCGCCCCTGAGATAGACTGGGGCATGAACATGAGCTGGGCCACGCTGCCAAGGCTTCTGCACCTTATGGGGCCAGCCAGGACCAAGGAGCTGATACTGTTCGGAGAGGCCCTGCCCGCCCCCAAGGCCCTTGACCGGGGCTTTGCCCAGTGGGTCTGCGAGGACGGCAAGGCGCTTGAAACAGCAGTGCGGCTTGCCGAAAAGGTGGCGGAAAAGCCCTTTGCGCCCGCCTCCATGACCAAGGCAACCGTCAACGCGCTGTCAACGGCCCTGGACCGGCTGGCAAGCCACATGGACATTGACCAGTTCATGATTTCGGTGTCGGACTCGGAAAAATGA
- a CDS encoding trehalose-binding protein, with translation MTADAYNSIASNTPSAEPSAVAEGGIGPYSREEFLAQIRWFHGYEAPGLIIGGFMVDMALKRMPKGILYNAISETENCLPDAVQLLTPCTVGNGWLQIINLGRYAVCLYDKHTGVGVRVFVDTEKVRRWPEIAAWFFKEKPKEVQDTPRLLADILEAGTGILSLSEVSVNAPSFVRRKKGQILACPSCGEAFPTAHGNICRACLGTNPYKSQSLPQLQEAPELSPVPVENALGKRLLHDVTEIEPGVSKGPAFLKGQIIEAGDLCRLQKIGRNQVYVEESAPASDGWVHENEAALAFSKKLAGPGVEHPAEAREGKIAFSAALDGLFTVDDDRLLAFNMNNGVMCAVRRGFSVVKKGDKLGATRAIPLYLAQNDFQDALTALGQAPVLSVLPFKTPDVGILVTGTEVFSGLVKDRFSDVIRAKVEAFGCRVVKSLVVPDERDAIASGVGELLESGAGLLVTTAGLSVDPEDLTRKGLMDAGMADYLYGAAVLPGAMSLVGNIKGVPVAGVPACALYHSRTAFDLLLPRLLAGVEITRTQLARLGHGGFCLECRTCRFPHCPFGG, from the coding sequence ATGACCGCCGACGCCTACAATTCAATCGCTTCCAACACCCCCAGCGCCGAGCCTTCCGCTGTCGCCGAGGGCGGCATAGGCCCTTACTCCCGCGAGGAGTTTCTCGCGCAGATACGCTGGTTCCACGGCTACGAGGCTCCGGGGCTCATCATCGGCGGCTTCATGGTTGACATGGCCCTTAAACGGATGCCCAAGGGCATTCTTTATAACGCCATAAGCGAGACCGAAAACTGCCTGCCGGACGCCGTCCAGCTTCTCACCCCCTGCACCGTGGGCAACGGCTGGCTTCAGATAATCAACCTTGGCCGCTACGCCGTGTGCCTTTACGACAAGCACACCGGCGTTGGCGTCAGGGTTTTCGTGGACACCGAAAAGGTGCGGCGCTGGCCCGAAATAGCCGCCTGGTTTTTCAAGGAAAAGCCCAAAGAGGTCCAGGACACCCCAAGGCTATTGGCCGACATCCTGGAAGCCGGAACGGGCATTTTAAGCCTTTCCGAGGTCTCGGTAAACGCGCCGTCTTTCGTGCGCCGCAAAAAAGGGCAGATTCTCGCCTGCCCCTCCTGCGGGGAGGCCTTTCCCACGGCCCACGGCAACATCTGCCGGGCCTGCCTGGGAACCAACCCGTACAAGAGCCAGTCCCTGCCCCAACTCCAAGAGGCTCCCGAACTTTCCCCTGTGCCGGTTGAAAACGCCCTCGGCAAAAGGCTCCTTCACGATGTGACGGAGATAGAGCCGGGAGTATCCAAGGGTCCGGCCTTTTTGAAGGGCCAGATAATCGAGGCCGGGGACCTGTGCAGGCTCCAGAAAATAGGGCGCAACCAAGTTTACGTCGAGGAAAGCGCGCCTGCCTCGGATGGATGGGTTCACGAGAACGAGGCCGCGCTGGCCTTCTCGAAAAAGCTGGCAGGGCCGGGCGTGGAGCATCCCGCCGAGGCCCGTGAGGGCAAGATTGCCTTTTCCGCCGCCCTGGACGGTCTTTTCACCGTGGACGACGATCGGCTCCTTGCGTTCAACATGAATAATGGCGTCATGTGCGCCGTGCGCCGGGGCTTTTCGGTGGTGAAAAAGGGCGACAAGCTGGGGGCCACCCGCGCCATTCCGCTGTATCTGGCGCAAAACGACTTTCAGGACGCCCTAACTGCTTTGGGGCAAGCCCCGGTGCTTTCGGTTCTTCCCTTCAAAACGCCGGATGTTGGAATCCTGGTCACAGGAACCGAGGTTTTTTCCGGGCTTGTGAAGGACCGTTTTTCCGACGTCATCCGGGCCAAGGTTGAGGCCTTCGGCTGCCGGGTGGTAAAATCCCTGGTGGTCCCGGACGAGAGGGACGCCATCGCAAGTGGCGTGGGCGAGCTTCTGGAATCCGGCGCGGGGCTTCTCGTCACCACTGCTGGCCTTTCTGTGGACCCTGAGGATTTGACCCGAAAGGGCCTTATGGACGCTGGCATGGCGGACTATCTTTACGGAGCCGCCGTGCTGCCCGGGGCCATGAGCCTTGTGGGAAACATAAAAGGCGTTCCGGTGGCGGGCGTTCCCGCCTGTGCGCTCTATCATTCCCGCACGGCCTTCGATCTTTTGCTGCCCCGGCTTCTGGCAGGGGTTGAAATAACAAGGACGCAGCTTGCGAGACTGGGACACGGCGGTTTCTGCCTGGAGTGCAGGACCTGCCGGTTCCCCCATTGTCCTTTCGGCGGGTGA
- a CDS encoding DUF362 domain-containing protein, with protein MIADRAEFSTEVVFADAAPSLKGAVEKVLGHFGGPAALLKKSRNVYIKVNAVDAKPFTFTDPAVLAETVKAFKAGGAKDVYVIENCTQGNFTRLVFAASGLLEACKQTGAIPVYLDETKKVPIFLNGLSNFADISAFVHQHLIRRRDENLYVSLPKLKTHSMSTVTLSVKNQFGFIHQESRIQDHNFRLHQKFADIYGVLRPDFVLVDGLYATTHGHYPATSNKDQCVIKCDTIFGGKDPLAVDVAGAAFMGFEIAEIPHLVHCSEMGLGESDLEKIVIVGKDLFEARKMKLTPELLDRFPEDVKIIRGRDRCCTEGCRRNTETLLEVIFSDHGGKGGFTIIMGSGIPEDEIARITGRVHVAGSCAVSEWGPALVERLGKSHVTQSPGCNDLSLSIYGLCRHMGVHPLKLSSYPLLGSMAALATAKIKGSRAIIPPLI; from the coding sequence ATGATCGCAGACAGAGCCGAATTTTCGACGGAAGTTGTTTTCGCCGACGCGGCCCCCTCGCTGAAAGGGGCCGTTGAAAAGGTCCTGGGGCATTTCGGAGGCCCTGCCGCCCTGTTGAAGAAGAGCCGCAACGTCTATATAAAAGTGAACGCCGTGGACGCCAAGCCCTTCACCTTCACCGACCCGGCGGTCCTGGCGGAAACCGTGAAAGCCTTCAAGGCGGGCGGCGCGAAAGACGTCTACGTCATTGAAAACTGCACCCAGGGCAATTTCACCCGCCTGGTTTTCGCGGCATCCGGCCTTCTTGAAGCCTGCAAGCAGACTGGCGCGATCCCGGTCTACCTGGACGAGACCAAAAAGGTGCCGATTTTTCTGAACGGGCTTTCCAACTTCGCGGATATCTCGGCCTTCGTGCATCAGCACCTCATACGCCGCCGGGACGAAAACCTTTACGTGTCGCTCCCCAAGCTCAAAACACACTCCATGAGCACGGTGACACTGTCCGTAAAAAACCAGTTCGGCTTCATCCACCAGGAAAGCCGCATACAGGATCATAACTTCAGGCTTCACCAGAAATTCGCCGACATTTACGGCGTCCTTCGCCCGGACTTCGTGCTGGTGGACGGCCTTTACGCCACCACCCACGGCCATTACCCGGCCACCAGCAACAAGGACCAATGCGTCATAAAATGCGACACCATCTTCGGCGGAAAAGACCCCCTGGCGGTCGACGTGGCGGGCGCGGCCTTCATGGGCTTTGAAATCGCCGAAATACCCCATCTGGTCCATTGCTCCGAAATGGGCCTTGGCGAAAGCGACCTAGAAAAAATAGTGATAGTGGGCAAAGACCTTTTTGAGGCCAGAAAGATGAAGCTCACCCCTGAGCTTCTGGACCGCTTTCCCGAAGACGTGAAAATCATAAGGGGCCGCGACCGCTGCTGCACCGAGGGATGCCGCCGGAACACGGAAACGCTTCTGGAGGTCATCTTCTCGGACCACGGCGGAAAGGGCGGGTTCACCATAATAATGGGGAGCGGCATCCCCGAAGACGAAATAGCAAGAATCACGGGCAGGGTTCACGTGGCTGGAAGCTGCGCGGTTTCGGAGTGGGGACCGGCCCTTGTGGAGCGCCTCGGAAAAAGCCATGTCACCCAGAGCCCCGGCTGCAACGACCTTTCCCTTTCCATTTACGGCCTGTGCCGCCATATGGGGGTGCATCCCCTGAAACTGTCGTCCTATCCGCTCCTGGGCTCCATGGCGGCCCTGGCCACGGCGAAGATCAAGGGATCCAGAGCCATCATTCCTCCTCTGATATAG
- a CDS encoding PD40 domain-containing protein gives MKKSSLVRFFPVVVVLLIAAPVFSGIAQLTMPNDYATLVSVNSSGNLGNNNSWNPAISADGNHVAFVSSATNLIPIDNNGNTDVFLRNLSTGYTAIISVSSSGSQGYSPSDYPAISADGRYVTFCSLADNLVQNDNNNEADVFLGDTKTGLTMLISKNSAGEQGDDASLYPAISADGRYIAFTSFASNLVPVDINGSADVFLHDTQTGVTSLVSKDSSGSQGNGDSGYPSISADGRYVVFMSVADNLTLSDSNGMADIFLHDVLTGKTSIITQGNGHSGQASISADGRYVAFASNSDNLAPGDANGYTADVFVYDRQTAQTEMITHGSRHSMYPKISGDGRYVAYQCPITNLTACEGLACSNAVAVYDRKTGSTTLLSVLSAEIPGLGDSFSPSISADGHRIVFCSQASNLAYNDYNGAADIILRETPPEETAKEVDSGDGSGGGGCFIRAIF, from the coding sequence ATGAAAAAATCGTCCCTTGTGCGCTTTTTCCCGGTCGTCGTTGTCCTGCTCATCGCTGCTCCCGTATTTTCAGGCATAGCCCAACTGACCATGCCGAACGATTATGCCACGCTGGTTTCGGTCAACTCATCGGGAAACCTTGGAAACAACAACAGCTGGAATCCCGCAATTTCCGCAGATGGAAACCATGTGGCTTTTGTATCCTCGGCAACCAATCTTATTCCCATTGACAATAACGGAAATACGGATGTGTTTTTACGCAATTTAAGCACCGGCTACACCGCCATCATTTCGGTCAGTTCATCGGGCAGCCAGGGATACAGCCCCAGCGACTACCCGGCAATATCAGCCGACGGACGCTATGTGACCTTTTGCTCCTTAGCGGATAACCTTGTCCAGAATGATAACAACAATGAGGCGGATGTCTTCCTGGGAGACACAAAAACAGGCCTGACCATGTTGATTTCGAAAAATTCGGCGGGCGAGCAGGGAGACGACGCGAGCCTTTACCCCGCAATTTCGGCTGACGGCCGTTATATTGCCTTTACTTCCTTTGCTTCAAATCTTGTCCCCGTCGACATCAATGGCTCTGCGGATGTTTTTTTGCATGACACCCAAACTGGAGTGACTTCACTTGTCTCGAAGGACTCGTCAGGAAGTCAGGGAAATGGCGACAGCGGCTATCCCTCAATATCCGCAGACGGACGCTACGTGGTTTTCATGTCCGTGGCGGATAATCTGACTTTGAGCGATTCCAACGGCATGGCCGACATTTTTCTTCATGACGTGTTGACCGGAAAGACGTCCATCATAACCCAGGGAAACGGACACAGCGGCCAGGCATCAATTTCAGCGGACGGCCGATACGTGGCTTTTGCTTCAAACTCAGACAATCTGGCTCCGGGAGACGCCAACGGCTATACTGCCGACGTGTTTGTTTACGACAGGCAAACGGCGCAGACGGAAATGATAACCCACGGCTCGCGCCATAGCATGTATCCAAAGATTTCAGGCGACGGACGTTACGTCGCTTATCAGTGCCCCATAACCAATCTCACTGCCTGCGAAGGCCTAGCTTGCAGCAACGCAGTGGCAGTTTACGACAGGAAGACAGGCTCCACCACCTTGCTGTCAGTTTTATCAGCGGAAATTCCTGGACTTGGCGACAGCTTTTCCCCCTCGATATCGGCGGACGGACACCGTATCGTTTTCTGCTCGCAAGCCTCCAACTTGGCTTATAACGACTATAACGGAGCGGCTGATATAATTTTGAGGGAAACACCCCCGGAAGAAACAGCTAAAGAAGTCGACTCAGGCGACGGAAGCGGGGGCGGCGGGTGTTTCATTAGGGCGATATTTTGA
- a CDS encoding amidohydrolase family protein, whose product MKFDLIFDKALIYDGTGRLPFRNDVGIVKGKIAAIGNLEKATAKTRVDVSGLALCPGFIDVHTHAEMALHQPAYEKIVEPLARQGITTFVGGNCGAGLGPISDRNARFQYEFYDVFLGSDQRGDITWNTFGEMLETHEKRGLVQNCAFLAPHGVIRAHPMGDSPEPAKPAHIADMKDMLRQCLEEGAVGMSTGLMYYPGLCSDQRELMELAHVCHQFNAVFTSHIRSYNSDTIGQAIDEVLEIGRIAQVPVQISHLFWVPNFKEPLKTITRVALKAASTAFKVMPFPVPADSGANIYLKKIDRLIQEGHPIGVDAMPTSAGFTHLFAFFPPWSLMGGMKEVLKRVADPITRAKIRKSIEEGEPVWPHRGPDSWSMNLFKVMGWECGFIMSTASDKNKHLAGKSFVQLGKEQGKHPFDAACDLALEEDGRVLIFETPTYPGDELVELSLRGALLDKNVSIATDTIPVVFGRPSHLTYDCFPKFLGKYSREKKMIALPEAIRKCTSLPASQLQIRHRGSVKEGFFADLVIFDPQTIGTTATATDPAHFPTGIDSVYVNGQAIVDKKGYHPEIKSGRVIRRWD is encoded by the coding sequence ATGAAGTTTGACCTCATATTCGACAAAGCCCTGATCTACGACGGAACCGGGCGGCTCCCGTTCCGCAACGACGTGGGGATAGTAAAGGGCAAGATCGCGGCAATCGGAAACCTTGAAAAGGCCACCGCCAAAACCCGCGTGGATGTTTCGGGGCTGGCGCTCTGCCCCGGCTTCATAGACGTTCACACCCACGCGGAAATGGCCCTTCACCAGCCTGCGTACGAAAAAATAGTCGAGCCCCTGGCCCGCCAGGGCATAACCACATTCGTGGGCGGCAACTGCGGCGCGGGCCTTGGGCCCATATCGGACCGCAACGCGCGTTTCCAGTACGAGTTCTATGATGTTTTTCTGGGAAGCGACCAGCGGGGCGACATTACCTGGAACACCTTCGGGGAGATGCTGGAAACCCACGAAAAACGCGGGCTTGTCCAGAACTGCGCCTTTCTCGCCCCACATGGGGTCATAAGGGCGCACCCCATGGGCGACTCCCCTGAACCCGCCAAGCCCGCCCACATAGCCGATATGAAAGACATGCTGCGCCAGTGCCTGGAAGAGGGCGCGGTGGGCATGTCGACCGGCCTCATGTACTATCCGGGCCTGTGCTCGGACCAGCGGGAGCTTATGGAGCTGGCCCACGTCTGCCACCAGTTTAACGCGGTCTTCACATCCCACATCCGCTCTTATAACTCCGACACCATAGGCCAAGCCATAGACGAGGTGCTGGAAATAGGCCGCATCGCCCAGGTGCCGGTTCAGATAAGCCACCTTTTCTGGGTGCCGAATTTCAAGGAGCCCTTAAAGACCATCACCCGCGTGGCCCTGAAGGCCGCCAGCACGGCCTTTAAAGTCATGCCCTTTCCGGTTCCGGCGGACTCCGGGGCCAACATCTATCTTAAAAAAATCGACAGGCTGATACAGGAGGGCCATCCCATCGGCGTGGACGCCATGCCCACATCCGCAGGCTTCACCCACCTTTTCGCCTTTTTCCCGCCCTGGAGCCTCATGGGCGGCATGAAGGAGGTTTTAAAGCGCGTGGCCGACCCCATAACCCGCGCCAAAATCCGCAAGAGCATAGAGGAGGGCGAGCCGGTGTGGCCGCACCGGGGGCCTGACTCGTGGTCCATGAACCTGTTTAAGGTGATGGGCTGGGAATGCGGCTTCATCATGAGCACGGCCTCGGACAAGAACAAGCACCTGGCCGGGAAGAGCTTTGTACAGCTCGGAAAGGAACAGGGCAAGCACCCCTTTGACGCGGCCTGCGATCTGGCCCTGGAAGAGGACGGCAGGGTGCTGATCTTCGAGACCCCCACCTATCCGGGCGACGAGCTTGTGGAGCTATCCCTGCGGGGAGCGCTCCTGGACAAAAACGTCTCCATCGCCACGGACACCATCCCGGTGGTCTTCGGCAGGCCAAGCCACCTTACCTACGACTGCTTTCCCAAGTTCTTGGGCAAGTACTCGCGGGAAAAAAAGATGATCGCCCTTCCCGAAGCCATAAGAAAGTGCACCAGCCTTCCGGCCAGCCAGCTTCAGATACGCCACCGGGGAAGCGTGAAGGAGGGATTTTTTGCGGACCTGGTTATTTTCGACCCCCAGACCATAGGCACCACCGCCACCGCCACCGACCCGGCGCACTTTCCCACGGGCATAGATTCGGTTTACGTGAACGGACAGGCGATAGTCGATAAAAAGGGCTACCACCCGGAAATCAAGTCCGGCAGGGTAATCAGGCGGTGGGATTGA
- a CDS encoding AraC family transcriptional regulator, producing the protein MWSMKAATITIFFGSFLAFLLALEQQTRKKPNLANLLFSGIFLCCAVIIWGAGAVANSLPPRYPFTIYLFFTAICVVGPLYYLYFRLLLHPETSQDPKAILHFIPGFGAFLFETGFQFFSTDFKKAWLAEMFDSPPQHLLMILVITGALHASSYLIYLLKMDMGLVWNVKEIKTELRLLVIIDIVAILSVVALFLGFTFKVPYLFEIGGNMLALLTVCVFLGYNRYPDFFQMLKAEIEKTRYDKSSLTGVDTDEVKDRLIDLLRNEKIFTESDLNLKRLADLLALTPHQLSEYLNEHLKSDFRSFINSFRVDEAKELLTAHQEKSILTICYEVGFGSKSTFNAVFKKETGLTPSEFRDASQNRQG; encoded by the coding sequence ATGTGGTCCATGAAAGCGGCTACAATAACCATATTTTTCGGCAGCTTCCTGGCCTTTCTCCTGGCCCTGGAGCAGCAGACCAGGAAAAAGCCCAACCTGGCCAACCTGCTGTTTTCAGGGATATTTCTCTGCTGCGCGGTGATAATCTGGGGAGCGGGGGCCGTGGCCAACAGCCTTCCGCCGCGCTACCCCTTCACCATCTACCTCTTTTTCACCGCCATCTGCGTGGTGGGGCCGCTTTATTACCTCTACTTCAGACTTCTGCTGCACCCGGAAACCAGCCAAGACCCTAAGGCCATCCTTCACTTCATTCCGGGTTTCGGGGCCTTTCTGTTCGAGACGGGCTTCCAGTTTTTCAGCACCGATTTCAAGAAAGCCTGGCTCGCCGAGATGTTCGACTCGCCGCCCCAGCACCTTCTGATGATACTGGTCATAACCGGCGCTCTCCACGCATCGAGCTACCTCATCTACCTTCTTAAAATGGACATGGGCCTTGTGTGGAACGTCAAGGAGATCAAAACCGAGCTAAGGCTTTTGGTCATAATCGACATAGTCGCCATACTCTCGGTTGTGGCCCTTTTTCTGGGCTTTACGTTCAAGGTGCCGTATCTTTTCGAGATCGGCGGCAACATGCTGGCCCTGCTTACGGTGTGCGTCTTTCTGGGATATAATCGGTATCCCGATTTTTTCCAGATGCTCAAGGCGGAGATAGAAAAAACGCGCTACGACAAGTCCTCACTCACGGGAGTGGACACGGACGAGGTGAAGGACAGGCTCATCGACTTGTTGCGGAACGAGAAGATTTTCACGGAATCGGACCTGAACTTAAAGCGCCTTGCGGACCTTCTGGCCTTAACCCCCCACCAGCTTTCGGAATACCTGAACGAGCACCTTAAAAGCGACTTCCGCTCATTCATCAACTCCTTCCGGGTGGACGAGGCCAAGGAGCTTCTGACCGCCCACCAGGAAAAAAGCATCCTCACCATCTGCTACGAGGTGGGCTTCGGCTCCAAAAGCACCTTCAACGCGGTGTTCAAGAAGGAGACCGGTCTCACCCCCAGCGAGTTCAGGGACGCCTCCCAGAACCGGCAGGGGTGA
- a CDS encoding YiiD C-terminal domain-containing protein — translation MTDDYAGTLEKLLYGILPLVEAIGAKVVEARPGYARMAMSRSPLVVNHIGAFHAGALYTFAETAAGAAIAMSFDLMAVTVVNRRGEIRYHKLVTESVESEAALPQEEIDRVNREIEKNGKAVLPFSVALKNPDGVTACEADFDFILRKPMKKPIEGLAAF, via the coding sequence ATGACCGATGATTACGCCGGAACCCTGGAAAAGCTCCTTTACGGAATCCTGCCTCTGGTGGAGGCCATCGGTGCGAAGGTGGTCGAGGCCCGGCCAGGGTACGCCAGGATGGCCATGTCCCGCTCCCCCCTCGTCGTGAACCACATCGGCGCGTTTCATGCCGGAGCCCTCTACACCTTCGCCGAAACTGCGGCAGGGGCGGCCATCGCCATGTCCTTCGATCTCATGGCCGTAACGGTGGTCAACAGACGCGGCGAAATCCGGTATCACAAGCTGGTCACGGAAAGCGTGGAAAGCGAGGCGGCCCTGCCCCAAGAGGAGATTGACCGGGTAAACCGCGAGATCGAAAAAAACGGGAAGGCTGTTCTTCCCTTTTCCGTGGCCCTCAAAAACCCCGACGGCGTCACCGCCTGCGAGGCGGACTTCGATTTTATCCTGCGAAAGCCCATGAAAAAGCCGATTGAGGGCTTAGCAGCCTTTTAA
- a CDS encoding magnesium transporter CorA family protein produces MITEFQLIDDKIVPGGEGDCQVTVVTAPHFEYRRTLIDEHGLDEHTLNSALDPDELSRMEFEPDHLAVIYKRPMNVKQEDEMVFGITSTGLFLFKDRLFVVSGDKVQPFDGKTFARVSTLPEMMLKLIYRSISHFLVHLKGVNQMSEALEDKINTSMENSILIDLFTLEKTLVYYLNAISSNRMLLEKLRQNHRKIGFTAEELEFLDDMMIENAQCYQQAEIYSNILASLMDARASIVGNNLNILMKTLNIITIGIMVPTFVVSAFSMNVKIPLASHSNAFWFVMSMALVSVISMMIFWRYRKW; encoded by the coding sequence ATGATCACTGAATTCCAGCTCATCGACGATAAAATTGTCCCCGGCGGCGAAGGCGACTGCCAGGTAACGGTTGTAACCGCCCCCCACTTCGAGTACCGGCGAACGCTCATAGACGAACACGGCCTTGACGAACACACCCTAAATTCCGCCCTCGACCCGGACGAACTCTCCCGCATGGAGTTTGAGCCCGACCACCTTGCCGTCATCTACAAGCGGCCCATGAACGTGAAGCAGGAGGACGAAATGGTCTTCGGCATCACATCAACGGGCCTCTTCCTCTTCAAGGACCGACTCTTCGTGGTGAGCGGCGACAAGGTCCAGCCATTTGACGGCAAAACCTTCGCCCGGGTCTCCACCCTGCCGGAAATGATGCTGAAGCTCATCTACCGCTCCATCAGCCACTTCCTCGTCCATCTCAAGGGCGTCAACCAGATGAGCGAGGCTCTTGAGGACAAGATCAACACCTCCATGGAAAACAGCATCCTCATAGACCTTTTCACCCTGGAAAAAACCCTGGTCTATTACTTAAACGCCATAAGCTCCAACAGGATGCTCCTGGAAAAATTGCGCCAGAACCACAGGAAGATCGGTTTTACCGCAGAGGAGCTTGAATTCCTGGACGACATGATGATCGAAAACGCCCAGTGCTACCAGCAGGCGGAAATCTACTCCAACATCCTCGCAAGCCTCATGGACGCCCGCGCATCAATCGTGGGGAACAACTTGAACATCCTCATGAAAACCCTGAACATCATCACCATCGGAATAATGGTGCCCACATTCGTGGTGAGCGCCTTTTCCATGAACGTGAAAATCCCCCTGGCCTCCCACTCCAACGCCTTCTGGTTCGTCATGAGCATGGCCCTGGTCTCGGTCATATCCATGATGATCTTTTGGCGCTACCGCAAATGGTGA